The Afipia massiliensis genome has a segment encoding these proteins:
- a CDS encoding class I SAM-dependent DNA methyltransferase has protein sequence MPAALFLSSGNLIADRRFDFGRDLMLRGDLAAAAELMEQAIELEPGFASAWFMLGDLREQLGAWDGAIVAYTHACQSDPDDRHGAKLRLMRLGAEEVSSMPPGYVRALFDQYAPRFDKTLVQDLDYCGPQVLLKAVLAARHAARLPARFKRAIDLGCGTGLAGREFASLSDELIGIDLSPGMIERARATGLYARLDVTDMLQGLCAESEASANLVIAADAFVYVPKLEPLLREAARVLKPQGLLAFTVETHPGEGVILGRGLRYAHGEAYLRDAVADAGLTACAIMPAATRIEANEPVPGFVVTASKA, from the coding sequence ATGCCAGCCGCGTTGTTCCTGTCCTCGGGAAATCTGATCGCCGACCGGCGCTTCGATTTTGGACGCGATCTGATGCTGCGCGGCGACCTTGCGGCGGCAGCAGAGCTGATGGAGCAGGCGATTGAGCTGGAGCCGGGCTTTGCATCGGCGTGGTTCATGCTTGGAGATTTGCGCGAACAACTCGGCGCCTGGGATGGGGCCATTGTCGCCTACACCCATGCCTGCCAGTCCGATCCTGACGACAGGCACGGCGCGAAGCTGCGGCTGATGCGGCTAGGTGCGGAGGAAGTCTCCTCCATGCCGCCCGGCTATGTGCGTGCGCTGTTCGATCAGTATGCGCCGAGGTTCGACAAGACGCTGGTGCAGGACCTGGACTATTGCGGCCCGCAGGTGTTGCTGAAGGCGGTGCTGGCGGCTCGTCACGCGGCAAGGCTGCCGGCGCGTTTCAAGCGGGCGATCGATCTCGGATGCGGTACGGGGCTGGCCGGGCGCGAGTTTGCCTCATTGTCCGATGAATTGATCGGGATCGACCTGTCGCCCGGCATGATCGAGCGCGCCCGCGCCACCGGCCTTTATGCACGGCTCGACGTCACGGATATGTTGCAAGGTCTGTGCGCGGAGAGCGAGGCCAGCGCGAATCTCGTCATCGCGGCTGACGCTTTTGTCTATGTGCCAAAACTGGAGCCGTTGCTCCGCGAGGCCGCGCGCGTGCTGAAGCCGCAGGGGCTGCTGGCGTTCACAGTGGAGACCCATCCGGGTGAGGGCGTTATTCTTGGGCGCGGGCTGCGCTACGCCCATGGCGAGGCCTATCTGCGCGACGCGGTTGCCGATGCCGGATTGACGGCGTGTGCGATCATGCCAGCGGCCACCCGGATCGAG
- a CDS encoding ligase-associated DNA damage response exonuclease — protein sequence MRPQDILMPVAAGLCCKPGGFHIDPVRPVERALITHGHSDHARPGHGAVLATQETLDMMRLRYGENFAGSTQAISYGETIKLGDVSTTFHPAGHVLGSAQIAVTHGKIKIVASGDYKDTADPTCTPFEVVPCDVFITEATFGLPVFRHSDVAGEIAKLLASVALFPERAHLVGAYSLGKAQRVIALIRAAGYDAPIYLHGAMEKITRYYESRGIDLGDLRLAKGMKKTELAGTITLAPPTAITDIWTRRFPDPVAAFASGWMRVRARARQKGIELPLVISDHADWDGLCATIDATGAGEVWVTHGQEDALVHWCQSKGLKARPLALVGYGDEDEDSAAADEATSP from the coding sequence ATGCGTCCGCAAGACATCCTCATGCCGGTCGCCGCCGGCCTGTGCTGCAAGCCCGGCGGCTTTCATATCGATCCGGTGCGGCCGGTCGAACGGGCGCTGATCACCCACGGCCATTCCGATCATGCCCGCCCTGGTCATGGCGCGGTGCTGGCGACGCAGGAAACCCTCGACATGATGCGGCTGCGCTATGGCGAAAATTTCGCTGGCAGCACGCAGGCGATCTCCTACGGCGAGACCATCAAGCTCGGTGACGTCAGCACGACCTTCCATCCGGCCGGGCACGTGCTGGGCTCGGCGCAGATCGCGGTCACCCACGGCAAGATCAAAATCGTTGCTTCCGGCGATTACAAGGACACCGCCGACCCGACCTGCACGCCGTTCGAGGTGGTGCCGTGCGACGTATTCATTACAGAGGCGACGTTCGGATTGCCGGTATTTCGCCACAGCGATGTTGCGGGCGAGATTGCGAAACTTCTGGCATCGGTCGCGCTGTTTCCCGAACGCGCGCATCTGGTCGGTGCCTATTCGCTCGGCAAGGCGCAGCGGGTCATCGCGCTCATCCGTGCGGCAGGGTACGACGCGCCGATCTATCTGCATGGCGCGATGGAGAAGATCACGCGCTACTACGAGAGCCGCGGAATTGATCTCGGCGACCTGCGGCTGGCGAAGGGCATGAAAAAAACCGAACTCGCCGGCACCATCACCCTCGCGCCGCCCACCGCGATCACCGATATCTGGACGCGGCGATTTCCCGATCCGGTCGCCGCCTTTGCATCAGGCTGGATGCGGGTGCGCGCACGCGCGCGGCAAAAGGGAATCGAACTGCCGCTGGTGATTTCTGACCACGCCGATTGGGACGGCCTCTGCGCCACCATCGACGCAACGGGCGCCGGCGAAGTCTGGGTGACGCACGGACAGGAAGACGCGCTGGTGCACTGGTGCCAGTCGAAAGGCCTGAAGGCGCGACCGCTTGCTCTGGTCGGCTATGGTGACGAGGACGAAGACAGCGCGGCAGCGGACGAGGCGACGTCGCCATGA
- a CDS encoding cisplatin damage response ATP-dependent DNA ligase produces MNCFAHLLDRLAYEPGRNNKLRLITGYFRETPDPDRGWALAALTGALSFRHAKPGLIRDLIAERTDPTLFALSYDYVGDLSETVALMWPTDKRATNSPPPPTLTDVVTTFNTLGKTEIPAQLVRWLDELDETGRWALLKLVTGGLRIGVSARLAKTAAAALGDKDAHDVELLWPGLAPPYLDLFAWLEDRADKPVNRDPAPFRPVMLAHAIEDTDFANLAPEDFTAEWKWDGIRVQAVSGRDEKGNTVTRLYSRTGEDITMSFPDLMPSLRVPGALDGELLVLRDGRVQTFNVLQQRLNRKSVTPKLMKDYPIHLRAYDLLNDGDNDLRMQTFSERRAKLQDFVAQLADPRIDLSPQVAFKTWDDLAAARADPGRAGAGEDSEAVEGVMLKRRDAPYLPGRPKGQWWKWKRDPHIIDAVLMYAQRGHGKRSSYYSDYTFGVWTSIDGADQLVPVGKAYFGFTDEELIQIDRFVRRHTTEKFGPVRHVVHEPDQGLVFEVAFEGLARSARHKSGVAMRFPRISRLRWDKPPRDADRLETLERMLVFESRISSPATADGH; encoded by the coding sequence ATGAACTGTTTCGCGCATCTGCTGGATCGCCTTGCCTACGAGCCCGGACGCAACAACAAGCTGCGGCTGATCACAGGCTACTTTCGTGAGACACCTGACCCGGACCGCGGCTGGGCGCTCGCGGCGCTGACCGGCGCGCTGTCGTTTCGGCACGCCAAGCCCGGACTGATCCGCGACCTGATCGCGGAACGCACCGACCCGACGCTGTTTGCGTTGTCCTATGACTATGTCGGCGACCTGTCGGAGACCGTCGCACTGATGTGGCCCACCGACAAGCGCGCCACGAACTCGCCGCCTCCTCCGACGCTGACCGACGTGGTCACCACCTTCAACACGCTGGGCAAGACGGAAATCCCAGCGCAACTGGTGCGCTGGCTCGATGAGCTTGACGAGACCGGTCGATGGGCACTCTTGAAGCTTGTTACAGGCGGCCTGCGCATCGGCGTCTCGGCGCGGCTGGCGAAAACAGCGGCGGCAGCGCTGGGCGACAAGGACGCGCACGATGTTGAACTGCTGTGGCCGGGGCTCGCACCACCGTATCTCGATCTGTTCGCGTGGCTGGAGGACCGCGCCGACAAGCCGGTCAACCGCGATCCCGCGCCGTTCCGTCCGGTCATGCTGGCCCACGCCATCGAGGACACCGACTTCGCAAATCTCGCGCCGGAGGACTTCACCGCCGAATGGAAATGGGACGGCATCCGCGTGCAGGCGGTCAGCGGGCGCGACGAGAAAGGCAACACTGTTACACGTCTCTATTCGCGCACCGGCGAGGACATCACCATGAGTTTTCCGGATCTGATGCCATCCTTGAGAGTGCCCGGCGCGCTCGACGGCGAGCTGCTGGTGCTGCGCGACGGGCGGGTGCAGACGTTCAATGTGTTGCAGCAGCGGCTGAACCGAAAATCCGTGACGCCGAAGCTGATGAAGGATTATCCGATCCATCTGCGCGCCTACGACCTGCTCAACGACGGCGACAACGACCTGCGCATGCAGACGTTCTCCGAGCGGCGCGCGAAGCTTCAAGATTTCGTCGCGCAACTCGCCGATCCGCGCATCGATCTCTCGCCGCAGGTGGCATTCAAGACATGGGACGACCTCGCCGCCGCGCGCGCCGATCCTGGCCGCGCTGGAGCCGGAGAAGATTCGGAGGCTGTCGAGGGCGTCATGCTGAAGCGGCGCGACGCACCCTATCTGCCGGGTCGCCCAAAAGGCCAATGGTGGAAATGGAAACGCGATCCACACATCATCGACGCCGTGTTGATGTACGCGCAGCGCGGCCACGGCAAACGCTCGTCGTATTATTCAGATTACACCTTCGGCGTCTGGACCAGCATCGATGGCGCCGATCAGCTCGTGCCGGTCGGCAAGGCCTATTTCGGCTTCACCGACGAAGAGTTGATTCAAATCGACCGTTTCGTCCGCCGCCACACCACCGAGAAATTCGGTCCAGTGCGCCACGTGGTGCACGAACCCGATCAGGGATTGGTGTTTGAGGTCGCGTTCGAGGGGCTGGCGCGCTCGGCGCGGCACAAGTCCGGCGTTGCCATGCGCTTTCCCCGCATCAGCCGCTTGCGCTGGGATAAACCGCCGCGCGATGCGGATCGGCTGGAAACACTTGAACGGATGTTAGTCTTCGAAAGCAGGATTTCCTCTCCGGCGACCGCTGACGGCCATTGA
- a CDS encoding DUF6460 domain-containing protein: MPDDVKELPARNDDTLSRFLGGSPLAVLLRLVLLSLLVGVVLAAIGFDPWNIVYSIRRLIDWVWNLGFDFINGVWRYFLLGAVIVIPVWLISRLFSTQRPR, encoded by the coding sequence ATGCCGGACGATGTGAAGGAATTGCCAGCCAGGAACGACGACACCCTGTCGCGCTTCCTCGGCGGTTCGCCGCTGGCGGTGCTGCTGCGGCTGGTGCTGCTGTCGCTGCTGGTCGGTGTCGTGCTGGCCGCGATCGGCTTCGATCCGTGGAACATCGTCTACAGCATCCGCCGCCTGATCGACTGGGTCTGGAATCTGGGCTTCGACTTTATAAACGGCGTGTGGCGCTACTTCCTGCTGGGCGCGGTAATCGTGATCCCGGTCTGGCTGATCTCGCGGCTGTTCAGCACCCAGCGGCCGCGCTGA